One genomic region from Halorussus rarus encodes:
- the citE gene encoding L-malyl-CoA/beta-methylmalyl-CoA lyase, with protein sequence MTRTRLCRTFQTAPAGVPRDDSAKYLRSGLAAEGWQAPDWLVPDLEDGTAPDQKEEALANVRDLLPEYAPEFAGEIWPRVEWGYDDEATRERGRDQISELVESVGEHLDGVVVPKVGRRDDVEDAEAAVEAAARESGHDVDLAVIVETARARSDLREIAQFGADSRLAALVFGPVDYAAELGGRDVGGSPEWPGLYEALSNEASANDLLAIGGPFDRLFRERAGVTFYNGEAYAEYVEREARVGLDGSWSLHPNQTEQANRIHLPSEGELREAVRKIEGFVEAKESGTGAVSIDGQMVDEATFKNFENTVETVRAVHDARESQTREYYDADLLDRALSVE encoded by the coding sequence ATGACCCGAACACGACTCTGCCGAACGTTCCAGACCGCACCCGCCGGCGTCCCCCGCGACGACAGCGCGAAGTACCTCCGCTCCGGCCTCGCGGCCGAGGGGTGGCAGGCCCCCGACTGGCTGGTGCCCGACCTCGAAGACGGCACCGCCCCTGACCAGAAGGAGGAGGCGCTGGCGAACGTCCGGGACCTCCTCCCGGAGTACGCCCCCGAGTTCGCCGGCGAGATCTGGCCCCGCGTCGAGTGGGGCTACGACGACGAGGCGACCCGCGAGCGCGGCCGCGACCAGATATCCGAGCTCGTCGAGTCGGTCGGCGAGCACCTCGACGGCGTGGTCGTCCCGAAGGTCGGGCGACGCGACGACGTGGAGGACGCCGAGGCCGCAGTCGAAGCCGCCGCGCGCGAGTCGGGCCACGACGTCGACCTCGCGGTCATCGTCGAGACCGCCCGCGCGCGCTCGGACCTCCGGGAGATAGCGCAGTTCGGCGCCGACTCCCGGCTCGCCGCGCTGGTCTTCGGCCCGGTGGACTACGCCGCAGAGCTCGGCGGGCGCGACGTCGGCGGAAGCCCGGAGTGGCCGGGCCTCTACGAGGCCCTCTCGAACGAGGCCAGCGCCAACGACCTGCTGGCCATCGGCGGCCCCTTCGACAGACTGTTCCGCGAGCGCGCCGGCGTCACGTTCTACAACGGCGAGGCGTACGCCGAGTACGTCGAGCGCGAGGCCCGGGTCGGCCTCGACGGCTCGTGGTCGCTCCACCCCAATCAGACCGAGCAGGCCAACCGCATCCACCTGCCGAGCGAGGGCGAACTCCGCGAGGCGGTCCGGAAGATAGAGGGCTTCGTCGAGGCGAAGGAATCGGGCACCGGCGCGGTGTCCATCGACGGCCAGATGGTCGACGAGGCCACGTTCAAGAACTTCGAGAACACGGTCGAGACGGTCCGGGCAGTCCACGACGCCCGCGAGTCCCAGACCCGCGAGTACTACGACGCCGACCTGCTCGATCGAGCGCTCTCGGTGGAGTGA
- the mch gene encoding 2-methylfumaryl-CoA hydratase: protein MTDWTDPSTFAAALDRAETKEKGTYFEEFAEGETIEHAPGLRLSRHGSELWASQTLNHDPAYWRSDAARDLGFDDPPVHPDYLLAAVMGPSVEDLSEKGGYFLGRDGVRFHDPAVASGTEVRVESTVEAKRESSSRPAYGIVTWETTGYDAATGDPLLSYTRTNMIPRREPVATDGEGATGAESAEGTTGEDSTAESTPDLPDELLAPEGPYFEDFRDAVERARDRDAAVAYRHERGRTMDDVLVSTLPLLTLNTAKQHHDDHHMADSPSGEIVAYGDVTRSVALGHARSDEATVRELSCGDERFHDFVTAGDTVYGFTRVLDVRETDGDAIPAGAPDAGEVTFEHYAFNQRGEPVYSGTRTALVRKRN, encoded by the coding sequence ATGACTGACTGGACCGACCCGTCGACGTTCGCGGCCGCGCTCGATCGGGCCGAGACGAAGGAGAAGGGCACCTACTTCGAGGAGTTCGCCGAGGGCGAGACCATCGAGCACGCCCCCGGCCTCCGGCTCTCGCGGCACGGCTCGGAGCTGTGGGCCAGCCAGACGCTCAACCACGACCCGGCCTACTGGCGCTCGGACGCGGCCCGCGACCTGGGCTTCGACGACCCGCCGGTCCACCCCGACTACCTGCTGGCCGCCGTGATGGGCCCGAGCGTCGAGGACCTGAGCGAGAAGGGCGGCTACTTCCTCGGTCGGGACGGCGTCCGGTTCCACGACCCCGCGGTGGCGTCCGGGACGGAGGTCCGGGTCGAGTCGACGGTCGAGGCAAAGCGCGAGTCGAGTTCGCGGCCCGCCTACGGCATCGTGACCTGGGAGACGACCGGGTACGACGCCGCGACCGGCGACCCCCTGCTGTCGTACACCCGGACGAACATGATCCCCCGGCGCGAGCCGGTTGCGACCGACGGCGAGGGGGCGACTGGGGCGGAATCCGCCGAGGGGACGACTGGTGAGGATTCGACCGCCGAATCGACGCCGGACCTCCCCGACGAACTCCTCGCGCCCGAGGGCCCGTACTTCGAGGACTTCCGGGACGCCGTCGAGCGCGCCCGGGACCGCGACGCCGCGGTGGCCTACCGCCACGAGCGGGGCCGGACGATGGACGACGTGCTGGTCTCGACCCTGCCGCTGCTCACGCTCAACACCGCGAAGCAGCACCACGACGACCACCACATGGCCGACTCGCCGTCGGGCGAGATCGTCGCCTACGGCGACGTCACCCGGTCGGTCGCGCTCGGCCACGCCCGGTCCGACGAGGCGACCGTCCGGGAGCTGTCCTGCGGCGACGAGCGGTTCCACGACTTCGTGACCGCCGGCGACACCGTCTACGGGTTCACCCGCGTCCTCGACGTGCGGGAGACCGACGGTGACGCGATTCCGGCGGGCGCTCCCGACGCGGGCGAAGTCACCTTCGAGCACTACGCGTTCAACCAGCGCGGCGAGCCGGTCTACTCCGGCACGCGGACCGCACTGGTCCGGAAGCGAAACTGA
- a CDS encoding globin-coupled sensor protein, producing the protein MNDRLDVDDLVDGIGLDAAEIEWRKDFVDFDREDAERLESYADLFEANAEQVAEDFYDNLVGRDQTVDVIGRSPKGVEQLKRTQAAYLVTLAGGDYGEEYFRQRARIGKLHDMLDMPMKHYLGQYGVYYDLILPLVGDRLTESLTARLTDAVADGGTAVAQEDAPRGSDAGDEASTGSGGADERPGAPGGAGDESVAAVVREEVDDAIQDILSILRVVNLDMQVVTDTYIHSYSDVEDELDRQREVASEVRTAVDEAERTASDVAESTEAISDLAASQAESMEQVSTEVSDMSATVEEIAASADEVAATSEQTEQLADEGREAADAAIDAMKRVDDSSGEAAADVHRLADRIDEIDGVVEVIDDIAEQTNILALNASIEAARAGEAGDGFAVVADEVKSLANESQEHVGEIESMVDDIKEDTAETAESLEATTEEIDRGVDEVEATVEKLQEIADAVETASQGIREVSNATDDQAASTEEVAALVDELVDQASRISNEIEDVAAANEEQAATVREINQTVERLEDGGDRSAR; encoded by the coding sequence ATGAACGACCGACTCGACGTCGACGACCTCGTCGACGGCATCGGGCTCGACGCGGCGGAGATCGAGTGGCGCAAGGACTTCGTCGACTTCGACCGCGAAGACGCGGAGCGGCTCGAATCGTACGCGGACCTGTTCGAAGCCAACGCCGAACAGGTGGCGGAGGACTTCTACGACAATCTGGTCGGTCGCGACCAGACGGTCGACGTCATCGGGCGGTCGCCCAAGGGCGTCGAACAGCTCAAGCGCACCCAGGCGGCGTACCTGGTGACCCTCGCCGGGGGAGACTACGGCGAGGAGTACTTCCGACAGCGGGCCCGCATCGGCAAGCTCCACGACATGCTCGACATGCCGATGAAGCACTACCTCGGCCAGTACGGCGTCTACTACGACCTCATCCTCCCGCTGGTGGGCGACCGACTCACCGAGTCGCTGACTGCGCGTCTCACCGACGCCGTCGCGGACGGCGGAACCGCGGTCGCCCAGGAGGACGCGCCCCGCGGGTCCGACGCCGGCGACGAGGCGTCGACGGGGTCCGGCGGCGCCGACGAGCGGCCGGGCGCGCCCGGCGGCGCAGGCGACGAGTCGGTCGCGGCGGTCGTCCGCGAGGAGGTCGACGACGCCATCCAGGACATCCTCTCGATCCTCCGCGTCGTCAACCTCGACATGCAGGTCGTGACCGACACCTACATCCACTCCTACAGCGACGTCGAGGACGAGCTCGACCGCCAGCGCGAGGTGGCTAGCGAGGTCCGGACCGCGGTCGACGAGGCCGAGCGGACCGCCAGCGACGTCGCCGAGAGCACGGAGGCCATCAGCGACCTCGCGGCGTCGCAGGCCGAGTCGATGGAGCAGGTCTCGACCGAGGTGTCGGACATGTCGGCGACGGTCGAGGAGATCGCGGCGTCGGCCGACGAGGTGGCCGCGACCAGCGAGCAGACCGAGCAGCTCGCCGACGAGGGCCGCGAGGCCGCCGACGCCGCTATCGACGCGATGAAGCGGGTCGACGACTCCTCCGGCGAGGCGGCCGCCGACGTCCACCGGCTGGCGGACCGCATCGACGAGATCGACGGCGTGGTCGAGGTCATCGACGACATCGCCGAACAGACCAACATCCTCGCCTTGAACGCCTCCATCGAGGCGGCGCGAGCCGGCGAAGCCGGCGACGGCTTCGCGGTGGTCGCCGACGAGGTCAAGAGCCTCGCGAACGAGTCCCAGGAGCACGTCGGGGAGATCGAGTCGATGGTCGACGACATCAAGGAGGACACCGCCGAGACCGCCGAGAGCCTCGAAGCGACCACCGAGGAGATCGACCGCGGCGTCGACGAGGTCGAGGCCACGGTCGAGAAGCTCCAGGAGATCGCCGACGCGGTCGAGACGGCCTCGCAGGGGATACGCGAGGTGTCGAACGCCACGGACGACCAGGCGGCGTCCACCGAGGAGGTCGCCGCGCTGGTCGACGAACTCGTCGACCAGGCCTCGCGCATCTCCAACGAGATCGAGGACGTCGCGGCGGCCAACGAGGAGCAGGCCGCGACGGTCCGGGAGATAAACCAGACGGTCGAGCGACTGGAGGACGGCGGCGACCGATCGGCCCGGTGA
- a CDS encoding methylaspartate ammonia-lyase, whose amino-acid sequence MTTIAELRAVPGASGFFFDDQRAIKDGAERDGFAYRGDPVTPGFDRVRQAGEAISVLVELDDGTVATGDCAAVQYSGAGGRDPLFRAEEFVPVVEGPVADALVGRDADRFAESAALLEELDGPDGETGGGAASTNDGRFHTAIRYGVSQALLDAAAKARRATKTDVLADALGTDPADRPVPVFGQSGDARRDNAEKMLLKGVPVLPHGLFNSVEKVGEQGERLVEYIDWLSTRAREIAPEEYAPRFHVDVYGVLGQVFGAPYDRAEVADYFADLREAAAPFPLQVEGPMDAGGRGEQIHAMTELREGLADAGVEVDIVADEWCNTFEDVRAFVDAGAADVVQVKTPDLGGVQRSGEAVRYCEGTDTRAYLGGTCNETAESARTCAHVALATDAAQVLAKPGMGFDEGYMIVTNEMRRTLARRGDWPATGGAGGASSRSRPDAASDAGGAGDD is encoded by the coding sequence GTGACGACGATTGCGGAACTCCGGGCGGTTCCCGGCGCGTCGGGGTTCTTCTTCGACGACCAGCGCGCCATCAAGGACGGCGCCGAGCGCGACGGCTTCGCCTACCGGGGCGACCCGGTCACCCCCGGATTCGACCGGGTCCGGCAGGCCGGCGAGGCGATAAGCGTCCTGGTCGAACTCGACGACGGCACGGTCGCGACCGGCGACTGCGCCGCGGTCCAGTACTCCGGCGCGGGCGGTCGCGACCCGCTGTTCCGGGCCGAGGAGTTCGTCCCGGTCGTGGAGGGTCCGGTCGCCGACGCGCTGGTCGGCAGAGACGCCGACCGGTTCGCCGAGAGCGCGGCCCTGCTGGAGGAACTCGACGGTCCCGACGGCGAGACCGGCGGAGGCGCCGCGTCGACGAACGACGGGCGCTTCCACACCGCCATCCGGTACGGCGTCTCGCAGGCGCTGCTCGACGCCGCGGCGAAGGCGCGCCGGGCGACGAAGACCGACGTGCTGGCCGACGCGCTCGGCACCGACCCGGCCGACCGGCCGGTCCCGGTGTTCGGCCAGTCGGGCGACGCCCGCCGGGACAACGCCGAGAAGATGCTGCTGAAGGGCGTTCCGGTGCTCCCGCACGGCCTGTTCAACAGCGTCGAGAAGGTCGGCGAGCAGGGCGAGCGACTGGTCGAGTACATCGACTGGCTCTCGACGCGAGCGAGGGAGATCGCCCCGGAGGAGTACGCGCCCCGGTTCCACGTGGACGTGTACGGCGTCCTCGGGCAGGTCTTCGGCGCGCCCTACGACCGTGCCGAGGTCGCCGACTACTTCGCCGACCTCCGCGAGGCGGCGGCACCGTTCCCCCTGCAGGTCGAGGGACCGATGGACGCGGGCGGGCGCGGCGAGCAGATCCACGCCATGACCGAACTCCGCGAGGGCCTGGCGGACGCCGGCGTCGAGGTCGACATCGTCGCCGACGAGTGGTGCAACACCTTCGAGGACGTCCGGGCGTTCGTCGACGCGGGCGCGGCCGACGTGGTCCAGGTCAAGACGCCCGACCTCGGCGGCGTCCAGCGGAGCGGCGAGGCGGTCCGGTACTGCGAGGGGACCGACACCCGGGCGTACCTCGGCGGGACCTGCAACGAGACCGCCGAGTCGGCCCGGACCTGCGCCCACGTCGCGCTCGCCACCGACGCGGCCCAGGTGCTCGCCAAGCCCGGCATGGGCTTCGACGAGGGGTACATGATCGTGACCAACGAGATGCGGCGGACGCTCGCCCGACGGGGCGACTGGCCGGCGACGGGCGGGGCGGGCGGCGCCTCCTCGCGGTCTCGACCGGACGCGGCCTCTGACGCGGGAGGTGCCGGCGATGACTGA
- the mct gene encoding succinyl-CoA:mesaconate CoA-transferase, which yields MQALDDVRVLDLTQVLAGPYCTMLLADLGADVVKIERPGGDLIRPNPPFASEDDAYGGYFQSVNRGKRSLELDLTDEGDRADFLELVEDADVVVENFRAGTMERFDLEYETLCERNPELVYASIRGFGDPRTGETDRQGQPSFDLIAQALGGVMEITGQPDGPPTKVGPGIGDLFTATLNAVGILAALHHRDRTGEGQYVDTAMYDAMISMCERAVYQYSYTGEVPTRRGNAHPTLFPYNAFEAADGHVVIAAFGDNHWRALCEAMDRPDLAAEYPTTADRLEHRESLREEIAEWTATLPAEQVCDALEGSVPCAPVQDVSDVFADPHVRARDMLVEADQPGADERVTIAGSPIKLSETPPEPGERAPLLDEHREELLGDERETVDADD from the coding sequence ATGCAAGCGCTCGACGACGTGCGCGTTCTCGACCTGACGCAGGTGCTGGCCGGTCCGTACTGCACGATGCTGCTCGCGGATCTGGGGGCCGACGTGGTGAAGATCGAACGCCCCGGCGGCGACCTCATCCGGCCCAACCCGCCGTTCGCGAGCGAGGACGACGCCTACGGCGGCTACTTCCAGAGCGTCAACCGGGGCAAGCGCAGCCTCGAACTCGACCTGACCGACGAGGGCGACCGGGCGGACTTCCTCGAGCTGGTCGAGGACGCCGACGTCGTGGTCGAGAACTTCCGGGCGGGAACGATGGAGCGGTTCGATCTGGAGTACGAGACCCTGTGCGAGCGCAACCCCGAACTGGTCTACGCCTCCATCCGGGGGTTCGGCGACCCGCGCACGGGCGAGACCGACCGCCAGGGCCAGCCTTCGTTCGACCTCATCGCCCAGGCGCTCGGCGGCGTGATGGAGATCACCGGCCAGCCCGACGGGCCGCCGACCAAGGTCGGACCGGGCATCGGCGACCTGTTCACCGCGACGCTGAACGCGGTGGGCATTCTGGCGGCGCTCCACCACCGGGACCGGACCGGGGAGGGCCAGTACGTCGACACCGCGATGTACGACGCCATGATCTCGATGTGCGAGCGGGCGGTCTACCAGTACTCCTATACGGGCGAGGTGCCGACCCGCCGGGGGAACGCCCACCCGACGCTGTTCCCGTACAACGCCTTCGAGGCGGCCGACGGCCACGTCGTCATCGCGGCGTTCGGCGACAACCACTGGCGGGCGCTCTGCGAGGCGATGGACCGACCGGACCTCGCGGCCGAGTACCCGACGACGGCCGACCGCCTGGAGCACCGGGAGTCGCTCCGCGAGGAGATCGCCGAGTGGACCGCGACGCTTCCCGCCGAGCAGGTCTGCGACGCCCTCGAAGGCTCGGTGCCGTGCGCGCCCGTCCAGGACGTGAGCGACGTCTTCGCGGACCCCCACGTCCGCGCACGCGACATGCTCGTCGAGGCCGACCAGCCGGGCGCCGACGAGCGGGTCACCATCGCGGGGTCGCCCATCAAACTGAGCGAGACGCCGCCCGAACCGGGCGAGCGCGCGCCGCTGCTCGACGAGCACCGCGAGGAACTGCTCGGCGACGAGCGGGAAACGGTGGACGCCGACGACTGA
- a CDS encoding DUF5785 family protein — protein sequence MDWPHDPDGEEGSEGGRKYGMAILAKKLDDDEDFPLSKAEFVEEHADEPIRINYQRVVSVGDIFEHVEGEEFETIVDFHKAVGAGMRRGGFWDYHPQGENPEKKSA from the coding sequence ATGGACTGGCCGCACGACCCCGACGGCGAGGAGGGCAGCGAGGGCGGACGCAAGTACGGCATGGCGATTCTCGCCAAGAAGCTCGACGACGACGAGGACTTCCCGCTCTCGAAGGCGGAGTTCGTCGAGGAGCACGCCGACGAGCCGATCCGCATCAACTACCAGCGGGTCGTCAGCGTCGGCGACATCTTCGAGCACGTCGAGGGCGAGGAGTTCGAGACCATCGTGGACTTCCACAAGGCGGTCGGCGCGGGGATGCGCCGCGGCGGCTTCTGGGACTACCACCCGCAGGGCGAGAACCCCGAGAAGAAGAGCG
- a CDS encoding TIGR04282 family arsenosugar biosynthesis glycosyltransferase encodes MTVIVVLAAPPRPGLVLPELAASSPLSEAEAADLYAAMLKDTFRAAERSGGDLLVNYRDEESLPEGHADAGDRSAEAEVRALAADALADPDEARYEVQVGSTVAARAGNAVTHLLDEEEVASVAVVPGTAPLLTRTEIDSAAMKLRRNAVVLGPSDRGRVHFAGFTDTVDFEDAYAAPEIETLTNRAADAGHDVDFLPPATRVETGADVLSLVPTLTARATAGRFVPEHTAALVRDLGLRVVPGDDGDPELVRE; translated from the coding sequence ATGACCGTCATCGTCGTGCTCGCGGCTCCGCCGCGGCCGGGGCTGGTGCTGCCGGAACTCGCCGCGTCGTCGCCGCTCTCCGAGGCGGAGGCCGCGGACCTCTACGCGGCTATGCTGAAAGACACCTTCAGGGCCGCCGAGCGCAGCGGCGGGGACCTGCTGGTCAACTACCGCGACGAGGAGTCGCTGCCCGAAGGGCACGCCGACGCGGGCGACCGGTCCGCCGAGGCGGAGGTCCGGGCGCTCGCGGCCGACGCGCTGGCCGACCCCGACGAGGCCCGCTACGAGGTCCAGGTCGGCTCGACGGTCGCGGCTCGCGCCGGCAACGCGGTCACCCACCTGCTCGACGAGGAGGAGGTCGCGTCGGTCGCGGTCGTGCCCGGCACCGCGCCGCTGCTCACCCGCACCGAGATCGACAGCGCCGCGATGAAGCTCCGGCGCAACGCGGTCGTGCTCGGCCCGAGCGACCGCGGCCGAGTCCACTTCGCGGGCTTCACCGACACTGTCGACTTCGAGGACGCCTACGCCGCGCCCGAGATCGAGACCCTGACGAACCGCGCCGCCGACGCGGGCCACGACGTCGACTTCCTCCCGCCGGCGACCCGGGTCGAGACCGGCGCGGACGTGCTGTCGCTGGTCCCGACGCTGACCGCGCGGGCGACCGCCGGGCGCTTCGTCCCGGAGCACACCGCGGCGCTGGTCCGCGACCTGGGCCTGCGCGTGGTGCCGGGCGACGACGGCGACCCCGAACTCGTCCGCGAGTAG
- the glmS gene encoding methylaspartate mutase subunit S, with protein sequence MSATVILGVIGSDAHAVGITILEQALSAAGFEVVNLGVQSSQQEFIAAAEAHEGDAVLVSSLYGHAEQDCRGFHEAIADSDLDPVTYIGGNLAVGQDDFAETRDRFREMGFDRVFDSETRPEEAIAALKTDMNIAESEAERAQITS encoded by the coding sequence ATGTCTGCTACAGTCATCCTCGGCGTCATCGGGTCCGACGCGCACGCCGTCGGCATCACCATCCTCGAACAGGCGCTGTCGGCGGCCGGCTTCGAGGTCGTCAACCTCGGCGTCCAGTCCAGCCAGCAGGAGTTCATCGCGGCTGCCGAAGCGCACGAGGGTGACGCGGTACTCGTCTCCTCTCTCTACGGTCACGCCGAGCAGGACTGCCGGGGGTTCCACGAGGCCATCGCGGACTCGGACCTCGACCCGGTCACCTACATCGGCGGCAACCTCGCGGTCGGCCAGGACGACTTCGCGGAGACCCGCGATCGGTTCCGCGAGATGGGCTTCGACCGGGTCTTCGACTCCGAGACCAGGCCCGAGGAGGCCATCGCCGCGCTCAAGACCGACATGAACATCGCCGAGTCCGAGGCCGAACGCGCCCAGATAACGTCCTGA
- a CDS encoding methylaspartate mutase subunit E — protein MLRDTRLSGRELSRIDEEIRADWSVDDLDFEEAVEYHDSLPGSKQFAQVLETADRPLLQPRAGVPRLDDQIALLRHLEEAGRADLLPTTIDSYTRDNEYGKAQQGLEEARESGEDTLNGFPAVNHGVEGCRELVEAVDAPVEVRHGTPDARLLAAVTFAGGFQSFEGGPVSYNIPYTKERDLAQTIEHWQYVDRLAGAYTERGVTVNREPFGPLTGTLVPPSIAIAVMLVEGMLAATQGVRSVTLGYGQVGNLVQDIAALRALRALGEEYLPDEVTVTTVFHEWMGGFPPDEARANGVIALGAATAAIAKPDKVITKSPQEFGGVPTKEANAAGLRTTRQLIDMMREQEINLDGVDREQEFIEKSTRSLMDTVLELGDEDVAQGVVKAFETGKLDVPFAPSESAASAVLPARDDDGRVRILEFGDLALDPDLRDVHTDRLDRRARAENRDRSFQMVADDVDAISEGRLIGRPGGEQA, from the coding sequence ATGCTACGCGACACACGCCTTTCCGGTAGAGAGCTCTCGCGCATCGACGAGGAGATACGAGCCGACTGGTCGGTCGACGACCTCGACTTCGAGGAGGCGGTCGAGTACCACGACTCGCTCCCCGGGAGCAAGCAGTTCGCCCAGGTGCTCGAAACCGCCGACCGGCCACTGCTCCAGCCCCGGGCCGGGGTTCCTCGGCTCGACGACCAGATCGCGCTCCTGCGCCACCTCGAGGAGGCGGGCCGCGCGGACCTGCTCCCGACGACCATCGACTCGTACACCCGCGACAACGAGTACGGGAAGGCCCAGCAGGGCCTCGAGGAGGCCCGCGAGAGCGGCGAGGACACCCTCAACGGCTTCCCGGCTGTCAACCACGGCGTCGAGGGCTGCCGCGAACTCGTCGAGGCGGTCGACGCGCCCGTCGAGGTGCGTCACGGCACGCCCGACGCCCGCCTGCTCGCGGCGGTCACGTTCGCCGGCGGGTTCCAGAGCTTCGAGGGCGGTCCCGTCTCGTACAACATCCCGTACACCAAGGAACGGGACCTCGCCCAGACCATCGAGCACTGGCAGTACGTCGACCGGCTCGCCGGCGCCTACACCGAGCGGGGCGTCACCGTCAACCGCGAGCCGTTCGGCCCGCTCACCGGGACGCTGGTCCCGCCGAGCATCGCCATCGCGGTGATGCTGGTCGAGGGGATGCTCGCGGCCACGCAGGGCGTCCGGAGCGTCACCCTCGGCTACGGCCAGGTCGGCAACCTGGTCCAGGACATCGCCGCGCTCCGGGCGCTCCGGGCGCTCGGCGAGGAGTACCTCCCCGACGAGGTGACCGTCACCACCGTCTTCCACGAGTGGATGGGCGGGTTCCCGCCGGACGAGGCCCGCGCCAACGGCGTCATCGCGCTCGGGGCGGCCACGGCGGCCATCGCCAAGCCGGACAAGGTCATCACCAAGTCCCCGCAGGAGTTCGGCGGCGTCCCCACCAAGGAGGCCAACGCCGCGGGGCTGCGGACCACCAGGCAGCTCATCGACATGATGCGAGAACAGGAGATCAACCTCGACGGCGTCGACAGGGAACAGGAGTTCATCGAGAAGTCCACGCGGTCGCTAATGGACACGGTGCTGGAACTCGGCGACGAGGACGTCGCCCAGGGCGTCGTGAAGGCGTTCGAGACCGGCAAGCTCGACGTCCCGTTCGCGCCGAGCGAGAGCGCGGCGAGCGCGGTGCTGCCGGCCCGGGACGACGACGGCCGGGTCCGCATCCTCGAGTTCGGCGACCTGGCGCTCGACCCGGACCTCAGGGACGTCCACACCGACCGTCTCGACCGCCGGGCGCGGGCGGAGAACCGCGACCGGTCGTTCCAGATGGTCGCCGACGACGTCGACGCCATCAGCGAGGGGCGGCTCATCGGCCGACCGGGAGGTGAGCAGGCGTGA
- a CDS encoding ZIP family metal transporter, giving the protein MVTHVGLSLSSTVAQVSRSSPFLGGLLSNPWFYAVFSAVALIAGAAVGVWVRPKQKWQAVLLAVGGGSLVVSLAFELFDPAVKNIGKWSASGYFLCGVATFGGLDILIDRLVSDESEENGLGLWASVTTDGVPENAAMGSLLVGNVQGALAFLFALVVTNGSQSMMSGTNMKENRGEWLTMGAWTVTAIVVGGAVLLGYWFLPSLPNYWRGAIRAFAGGAILASLAGEIYPDAYDEAGPYITLATAVGFLGTFLL; this is encoded by the coding sequence ATGGTGACCCACGTCGGACTTTCTCTCAGTTCCACCGTCGCCCAAGTGTCCAGATCGAGTCCTTTCCTCGGGGGATTGCTCTCGAACCCGTGGTTCTATGCCGTGTTTTCGGCTGTCGCGTTGATTGCCGGAGCAGCAGTCGGGGTCTGGGTTCGCCCGAAACAGAAGTGGCAGGCGGTCCTGCTCGCGGTCGGCGGCGGGTCACTGGTCGTCTCGCTCGCGTTCGAACTGTTTGACCCCGCGGTCAAGAATATCGGCAAGTGGAGCGCATCGGGGTACTTCCTATGCGGTGTAGCGACGTTCGGCGGATTGGATATCCTCATCGACAGACTGGTGAGCGACGAGTCGGAGGAAAACGGCTTGGGATTGTGGGCGAGCGTGACCACCGACGGTGTTCCGGAGAATGCGGCGATGGGGTCACTGCTGGTTGGCAACGTCCAAGGGGCGCTCGCGTTCTTGTTTGCGCTCGTCGTCACGAACGGGTCGCAGTCGATGATGTCCGGCACCAATATGAAAGAGAATAGGGGTGAGTGGCTGACCATGGGGGCGTGGACTGTGACCGCTATTGTGGTCGGCGGAGCAGTGCTGTTGGGCTACTGGTTCCTCCCCTCTCTGCCAAACTACTGGCGCGGTGCTATCCGGGCATTCGCCGGGGGTGCCATCCTCGCGTCGCTCGCGGGGGAAATCTACCCCGACGCCTACGACGAGGCCGGGCCGTACATCACCTTGGCGACAGCAGTGGGGTTCCTCGGAACCTTCTTGCTGTAA
- a CDS encoding uracil-DNA glycosylase, producing the protein MDANQQTRSNPFGMDADCRNCPELCATRERVVHGYGDVGADFLFVGEAPGAGADRTGVPFTVDERGEALQHVLGLLGLNNSLPTDDEPELDNAFVTYLTRCRDPERPPTDEEVGTCEPYLNAEIRMINPEILVPVGQRALTEIAAEYTTAPAAEFDAVADHATTVRGRGFEIVPMADPLDQSEADREAFVDHFSSLMDRDYRQTKGRRGR; encoded by the coding sequence ATGGACGCGAACCAGCAGACCCGGTCGAACCCCTTCGGCATGGACGCCGACTGCCGGAACTGTCCGGAACTCTGCGCGACCCGCGAGCGGGTCGTCCACGGCTACGGCGACGTCGGCGCCGACTTCCTGTTCGTCGGCGAGGCGCCCGGCGCGGGGGCCGACCGAACCGGTGTCCCGTTCACCGTCGACGAGCGCGGAGAGGCCCTCCAGCACGTGTTGGGGCTGCTCGGGCTCAACAACTCGCTGCCGACCGACGACGAGCCCGAACTCGACAACGCCTTCGTGACCTACCTGACACGGTGTCGCGACCCCGAGCGCCCGCCGACCGACGAGGAGGTCGGGACGTGCGAACCCTACCTCAACGCCGAGATTCGGATGATTAACCCGGAGATACTCGTCCCGGTGGGCCAGCGCGCCCTGACCGAAATCGCGGCCGAATACACCACGGCGCCCGCAGCGGAGTTCGACGCGGTCGCTGACCACGCGACCACCGTCCGGGGCCGGGGGTTCGAGATCGTCCCGATGGCCGACCCGCTCGACCAGTCGGAGGCCGACCGCGAGGCGTTCGTCGACCACTTCTCGTCGCTGATGGACCGGGACTACCGGCAGACGAAGGGCCGGCGCGGCCGCTGA